One window of the Devosia sp. 2618 genome contains the following:
- a CDS encoding dihydrodipicolinate synthase family protein, whose translation MKNVNASLGGISGVHVTPYDSDGEIDLDLTAKIVSRIAGAGIHNIVSAGNTGEFFSLTFEEVLKVHAAAVQGAAGRSIVTASVGRSLREAISTSRQAKITGADAVMAHHPRDPFAAPQAQADYFIALAEASELPVVAYIRSETMGVSDLRRIAEHPNIPGIKYAATNIIRLAACIRETSDLDTVWICGLAEGWAAPFYSVGARGFTSGLVNVAPVLSLAVWNALEAGDYLQARTIADQIGAFEEMRTKYENGTNVTVVKEAMTITGTNVGAVRLPGLRHLETHDRSTLAKLLASWPKELFAS comes from the coding sequence ATGAAGAATGTCAACGCGAGCCTTGGTGGAATCTCAGGCGTCCACGTGACACCATACGATTCCGATGGCGAAATCGATCTCGACCTGACTGCCAAAATCGTCTCGCGCATTGCCGGTGCTGGCATCCACAATATCGTGTCGGCGGGCAATACCGGTGAGTTCTTTAGTCTAACTTTTGAAGAAGTGCTCAAAGTTCATGCCGCCGCTGTTCAGGGCGCCGCAGGACGGTCAATAGTTACCGCTTCGGTTGGACGATCTTTGCGTGAAGCTATCAGCACCTCACGTCAGGCAAAGATCACAGGCGCGGATGCAGTCATGGCCCACCATCCACGCGATCCATTTGCTGCCCCACAAGCGCAAGCAGACTATTTTATCGCGCTGGCGGAGGCGTCCGAACTACCAGTAGTCGCCTACATCCGGTCTGAAACGATGGGGGTAAGTGATCTGCGTCGGATCGCCGAACACCCCAACATTCCGGGTATCAAATATGCCGCGACCAACATCATCCGACTCGCAGCGTGCATTCGTGAAACTTCTGATTTAGATACCGTTTGGATTTGCGGGTTGGCAGAAGGCTGGGCCGCACCGTTCTACTCGGTTGGCGCACGCGGTTTTACGTCGGGTCTCGTCAATGTCGCTCCGGTGCTGTCGCTGGCGGTATGGAATGCTCTGGAGGCCGGCGACTATCTTCAGGCGCGTACAATAGCTGATCAGATCGGCGCATTTGAGGAGATGCGGACCAAGTACGAGAATGGCACCAACGTCACTGTGGTGAAGGAAGCCATGACAATCACGGGCACGAATGTTGGCGCTGTGCGCCTGCCGGGCTTACGCCATCTTGAAACCCACGACCGCTCCACTTTGGCGAAGCTGCTCGCCTCGTGGCCGAAAGAACTATTTGCGAGTTGA
- a CDS encoding tyrosine-type recombinase/integrase — MDRKEPGNPLPAVRTGTLVSGPMIRTRSMVVQQKTGRPAQFEITADARGSLLAWLERRGGTVEDFAFPSRANPDAHLSTRQFARLVDEWVTAIGLPSEEYATHSLRRTKASLIYKATGNLRAIQILLGHSKIENTVRYLGVDVDDALSLSEATEI; from the coding sequence ATTGATCGGAAAGAACCCGGCAACCCGTTGCCTGCGGTCCGGACAGGTACCCTTGTATCCGGTCCAATGATCCGTACGAGGTCCATGGTGGTTCAGCAGAAGACGGGACGACCAGCTCAGTTTGAAATTACGGCAGACGCACGAGGCAGTCTGCTTGCTTGGCTGGAACGGCGAGGCGGCACCGTCGAAGACTTTGCTTTTCCCAGCCGCGCAAATCCTGACGCACATTTGAGCACCCGCCAGTTTGCGCGCTTGGTCGATGAGTGGGTAACTGCCATAGGACTGCCTTCAGAAGAATACGCTACCCACTCGCTTCGACGCACCAAGGCTTCCCTGATCTACAAGGCCACAGGCAATCTTAGAGCGATCCAGATTCTGCTCGGCCACAGCAAAATCGAGAACACGGTAAGGTACCTGGGCGTGGACGTTGATGATGCCCTTTCTCTGTCGGAAGCTACCGAAATCTGA
- a CDS encoding acetamidase/formamidase family protein, with amino-acid sequence MSLRISRDAPMYCIDAGAVPLASIQGTTEIVFETHDARGGKLREAWQVHETTPDFSERFPKVNPVTGPINIDGAEPGDTISVTIDNIELDDQGFILVKPDMGISHGKVSDPVAKVCRIESGYVVFDDLRFPIAPMVGVIAVAPAGGPVSPALVGRYGGNMDSKRVTTGATLYLPVQVPGALLYVGDVHAAMGDGEVTGTGIEIGGKVSVTVQLIKGQSRQWPWLETVSEIVALSSAPTYEAAGRICVDEMIDLLGIHHGVSPTDAYMLISAVGNVCINQSCGSTADISVRVEMPKMGHGINRVTG; translated from the coding sequence ATGTCCTTACGTATCTCTCGTGACGCCCCCATGTACTGCATTGACGCAGGCGCGGTGCCGCTTGCCAGCATCCAAGGCACAACCGAAATCGTCTTCGAAACTCATGATGCACGTGGTGGAAAGCTGCGCGAGGCATGGCAGGTGCATGAAACGACGCCGGACTTTTCAGAACGCTTTCCGAAGGTCAACCCGGTCACCGGCCCCATCAATATTGATGGGGCCGAACCCGGCGACACGATTTCGGTGACCATCGACAACATTGAGCTAGATGACCAGGGTTTCATTCTCGTCAAACCCGACATGGGCATTAGCCATGGCAAGGTTTCTGACCCCGTAGCCAAGGTGTGCCGGATAGAGAGCGGATACGTTGTGTTCGACGATCTGCGGTTTCCGATTGCGCCGATGGTTGGTGTGATCGCTGTCGCGCCGGCGGGTGGGCCCGTCTCTCCTGCGTTGGTTGGCCGCTATGGCGGCAATATGGACAGCAAGCGCGTCACAACAGGGGCCACGCTCTATTTGCCGGTCCAGGTGCCCGGCGCCCTACTTTACGTGGGCGACGTCCATGCGGCCATGGGTGATGGCGAAGTGACGGGCACCGGTATCGAAATTGGCGGAAAGGTCTCGGTCACCGTCCAGTTGATCAAGGGGCAGTCGCGTCAGTGGCCGTGGTTAGAAACGGTATCTGAGATCGTCGCTTTGTCGTCCGCTCCTACCTACGAGGCGGCCGGGCGCATTTGCGTGGACGAAATGATCGACCTCTTGGGTATTCATCACGGTGTTTCACCGACAGACGCATATATGCTGATCAGCGCGGTCGGAAATGTGTGCATCAACCAATCTTGCGGCTCAACTGCCGATATTAGCGTGCGTGTCGAAATGCCCAAAATGGGTCACGGCATCAATCGCGTAACAGGTTAG
- a CDS encoding tripartite tricarboxylate transporter substrate binding protein, producing MKLSTIKIAASTGLFLASALATTATAQEYPDRAITSIVAFGAGGSTDVAARSLVRFANEYLGQEIAVENRTGGAGAVGMLALSQGRPDGYTIGTVNFELLAFRPLERAPVGPDDVRFIMKVQSSPATLTVQADAPWNTLEEFLEAARQQPNKLRIAASPPGAVWNVAAGLITNVTETEINVVPFDGGAQSAVALLGGQVDATTISVQEVIDHVTAGKLKVLATATEERHPALPNVPTFKEAGYDVVFGSWAAMAAPKDIPEDRFQILADALKKMFDDERFQTFAAENGITLDYVPGAEFALQMEAEAASVAAVLAAQGLTDE from the coding sequence GTGAAACTAAGTACAATTAAAATTGCAGCCAGCACAGGCTTGTTTCTTGCGTCTGCGCTGGCAACCACCGCTACGGCACAGGAATATCCCGATCGTGCCATAACCTCTATCGTTGCTTTCGGCGCCGGTGGCAGCACTGATGTGGCAGCTCGCTCGCTGGTGCGGTTCGCCAATGAGTATTTGGGTCAAGAGATTGCAGTTGAAAACCGGACCGGCGGCGCGGGCGCTGTCGGGATGCTCGCTTTGTCGCAGGGGCGTCCGGACGGCTACACAATCGGCACGGTGAATTTCGAGCTTTTGGCGTTCCGCCCGCTCGAACGCGCGCCAGTCGGCCCTGATGACGTGCGTTTCATTATGAAAGTGCAGTCCTCACCGGCTACTCTGACTGTTCAGGCTGATGCCCCTTGGAACACGCTCGAAGAGTTCCTCGAAGCAGCTCGGCAACAGCCCAACAAACTGCGCATCGCCGCTTCGCCTCCCGGTGCCGTCTGGAACGTCGCGGCCGGGCTGATTACCAATGTCACAGAGACCGAAATCAACGTCGTGCCGTTTGACGGTGGCGCGCAATCAGCTGTCGCCCTGCTGGGCGGACAGGTCGATGCAACGACCATCTCCGTTCAGGAGGTGATCGACCACGTCACTGCCGGTAAGCTCAAGGTGCTCGCTACAGCAACCGAGGAACGTCATCCCGCGCTGCCGAACGTGCCGACATTCAAGGAAGCCGGATACGATGTCGTTTTCGGTTCGTGGGCGGCGATGGCCGCGCCAAAGGACATTCCAGAGGATCGCTTCCAGATTCTGGCTGACGCGCTCAAGAAAATGTTCGACGACGAGCGTTTCCAGACCTTCGCTGCCGAAAATGGCATCACGCTGGACTATGTTCCCGGTGCAGAATTCGCCCTTCAGATGGAAGCAGAGGCAGCTAGCGTCGCGGCGGTGCTCGCTGCGCAGGGCCTTACCGACGAATAG
- a CDS encoding tripartite tricarboxylate transporter permease produces MIFESLATVATFNNVIAMLAGVMLGIVGGALPGLTATMVIALLVPFTFSMAPLAALLMLCGIHAGSNYGGAITAILLRTPGTPASAATVLDGYPMARKGQGRRAVELALYASGVGGLISVFIMIFLSPLISNVALMFGPSEYFAIGIFGLTAIIGVAGRSLLKAMVAAAIGLTLTLIGLDPVAGYPRFTFGSTDLLGGVPFLAALIGLFALPEAFRRAAKFAGKKEETPHFDNSHTTLKEIIEVTPVAAKSGVIGSAVGVLPGAGADVAAFIAYNEARRSAKDKSQFGKGDPRGLVAPESANNGITGGAMVPLLTLGVPGDAVTAVLIGAFTIQGIRPGPLLFETHLYTLIYPLFFGLIAINLLMLVCGYIFSGPISQIVRLPSSFIIGGVIVLSIIGSYSMQFSMFDVFIMLSFGAAGYFLEENDYPLSPVVLAIILGPVVETNLRRGLVMHSGDPVAFLSSPISLTIFALAAITVWFSVRSRRAIFK; encoded by the coding sequence ATGATCTTTGAATCCCTGGCTACTGTGGCCACTTTTAACAACGTCATCGCCATGCTTGCCGGTGTCATGCTTGGCATCGTCGGAGGGGCGCTGCCCGGGCTCACCGCTACCATGGTGATTGCACTTCTAGTGCCCTTCACATTTTCGATGGCCCCGTTGGCCGCGCTGCTCATGCTGTGCGGTATTCATGCTGGATCGAACTATGGTGGCGCAATCACCGCTATCCTGTTGCGGACCCCCGGCACACCTGCCAGCGCCGCAACGGTGCTCGACGGTTATCCGATGGCGCGCAAGGGGCAAGGTCGCCGCGCTGTAGAGCTGGCACTCTACGCGTCCGGCGTCGGCGGACTGATCAGCGTCTTCATCATGATTTTCTTGTCGCCACTGATTTCAAACGTCGCGCTGATGTTTGGGCCGTCAGAGTATTTTGCGATCGGCATTTTCGGCCTGACGGCGATTATTGGTGTAGCGGGGCGTTCCTTGCTCAAAGCAATGGTCGCCGCCGCGATCGGCCTTACGCTCACTTTGATCGGGCTCGACCCGGTTGCCGGTTATCCACGCTTCACCTTTGGCTCCACCGATTTGCTGGGTGGCGTACCCTTTCTGGCAGCGCTTATCGGACTGTTCGCTTTGCCAGAAGCATTTCGCCGAGCCGCAAAGTTTGCGGGCAAAAAGGAAGAAACACCGCACTTCGACAACTCGCATACTACGCTTAAGGAAATCATCGAGGTCACCCCTGTTGCCGCAAAGTCTGGTGTCATCGGGAGTGCGGTGGGCGTATTGCCGGGAGCAGGCGCAGATGTGGCAGCGTTCATTGCCTATAATGAGGCCCGTAGATCGGCCAAGGACAAGTCCCAATTCGGCAAGGGCGATCCTCGCGGGCTGGTAGCACCGGAATCGGCCAACAATGGTATTACTGGCGGTGCGATGGTGCCGCTCCTGACTCTGGGCGTGCCCGGGGATGCGGTGACGGCAGTGTTGATCGGCGCGTTCACAATTCAGGGTATCCGCCCGGGTCCACTGCTGTTCGAGACCCATCTTTATACGCTGATTTACCCGCTGTTTTTTGGCCTGATCGCTATCAATTTGCTCATGCTGGTCTGTGGCTACATCTTTTCAGGACCAATCAGTCAGATTGTCCGACTCCCAAGTAGCTTCATCATCGGCGGCGTCATTGTCCTATCGATCATCGGCTCGTACTCGATGCAATTCAGCATGTTTGACGTGTTCATCATGCTTTCATTCGGGGCGGCCGGCTACTTCCTGGAAGAAAATGACTACCCGCTGTCACCCGTTGTCTTGGCGATCATTCTCGGACCAGTGGTGGAAACAAACTTGCGGCGAGGACTGGTCATGCATTCGGGAGATCCTGTGGCGTTTTTGTCCAGCCCCATCTCCCTGACCATCTTCGCACTCGCTGCCATCACAGTTTGGTTCAGCGTGCGGAGCCGTCGCGCAATATTCAAGTAA
- the aroQ gene encoding type II 3-dehydroquinate dehydratase produces MFQKVLVLNGPNLNLLGRREPAIYGSLTLGDVEECVRNHAAGRVEIIFEQSSVEGHLVDRIHDAGREGWGVILNAGALTHISIALRDAIAGADVTAIEVHITNVHAREEFRHRSVIAPVCEGVICGFGFRSYNLALDALLKAD; encoded by the coding sequence GTGTTTCAGAAAGTCCTGGTCCTGAATGGCCCAAATCTGAACCTTCTGGGGCGGCGAGAGCCCGCCATCTACGGCTCACTGACACTGGGAGATGTTGAAGAGTGTGTTCGCAATCACGCTGCAGGGCGTGTCGAAATCATATTTGAGCAGTCAAGCGTTGAAGGTCATCTTGTTGATCGCATTCACGATGCGGGCAGAGAAGGCTGGGGCGTTATCCTGAACGCAGGTGCGCTCACGCACATATCAATTGCCCTGCGCGACGCGATTGCCGGCGCTGATGTCACTGCAATCGAAGTTCACATCACCAATGTGCATGCCCGCGAAGAATTTAGGCACAGATCCGTAATTGCACCTGTGTGTGAAGGCGTGATTTGTGGTTTTGGATTCCGCTCATACAATTTGGCATTAGACGCGCTGCTTAAGGCAGACTGA
- a CDS encoding Gfo/Idh/MocA family oxidoreductase codes for MSNTFPRKTLRIGFVGSGFIAHFHLKSLLGVRNVEVTGVYSPTPAKRQAFADEVGNLNLGDCTAYDSLDALLAADDLDAIWLLSPNHTRLDTMRAIAAAVREGRSKIFAIACEKPLARTLREAREMLSLVEDAKLNHGYLENQVFSTAVTRGKDIIWRRAAPSTGRPYIARAAEEHTGPHEPWFWQGHQQGGGVLLDMMCHSVEVGRYLLTAPGAPRDSLKFKSATGSVATLKWARKNYAQDLSARMGKDVDYTKRPSEDFARGMLTFEDAEGNEVVVEATTSWAYVGPGLRIELEVLGPEYAMEFSSLSTGLKVFMSRAVTGDVGEDLVEKQNAEQGLMPVLEDEAGVYGYTDENRHMVEAFRKGEAPLETFHDGVAVVEFLMALYKSAEEGRTIHIADEDLNDYVPAVARTATPA; via the coding sequence ATGAGCAATACGTTCCCCCGCAAAACCCTCCGCATCGGCTTTGTCGGTTCGGGCTTTATCGCCCATTTCCACCTCAAATCTCTGCTCGGCGTGCGCAATGTCGAAGTAACCGGCGTCTATTCGCCCACCCCCGCCAAGCGCCAGGCCTTCGCCGATGAAGTGGGCAATCTCAACCTGGGCGATTGCACGGCCTATGACAGCCTTGACGCCCTGCTGGCCGCCGATGACCTCGATGCCATCTGGCTGCTATCGCCAAACCACACCCGCCTCGACACCATGCGCGCCATTGCCGCCGCCGTGCGCGAAGGCCGCTCCAAGATTTTTGCCATAGCCTGCGAAAAGCCGCTGGCCCGCACCCTGCGCGAAGCGCGCGAAATGCTGAGCCTAGTCGAAGACGCCAAGCTCAATCACGGCTATCTCGAAAACCAGGTGTTCTCGACCGCCGTCACGCGCGGCAAGGACATCATCTGGCGCCGCGCTGCCCCCTCCACCGGCCGCCCCTACATCGCCCGCGCGGCGGAAGAACATACCGGCCCGCACGAGCCATGGTTCTGGCAGGGCCACCAGCAGGGCGGCGGCGTCTTGCTCGACATGATGTGTCACTCCGTCGAAGTCGGTCGTTACCTGCTGACCGCGCCCGGTGCACCGCGTGACAGCCTCAAGTTCAAGAGCGCCACCGGCTCGGTGGCGACGCTCAAATGGGCCCGCAAGAACTACGCGCAGGATTTGAGCGCCCGCATGGGCAAGGATGTCGACTACACCAAGCGCCCGTCCGAAGATTTCGCGCGCGGCATGCTGACCTTTGAAGATGCCGAAGGCAACGAAGTCGTGGTCGAAGCTACCACCTCATGGGCCTATGTCGGCCCAGGCCTGCGCATCGAGCTCGAAGTGCTCGGCCCTGAATACGCGATGGAATTCTCCTCGCTGTCGACGGGCCTCAAGGTCTTCATGTCGCGCGCCGTTACCGGCGATGTCGGCGAGGACCTTGTCGAAAAGCAGAACGCCGAGCAGGGACTGATGCCGGTTCTCGAAGATGAAGCGGGCGTCTACGGCTATACCGACGAAAACCGCCACATGGTCGAAGCCTTCCGCAAAGGCGAAGCGCCGCTCGAAACCTTCCACGATGGCGTCGCTGTCGTGGAATTCCTGATGGCCCTCTACAAATCCGCCGAAGAAGGCCGCACCATCCACATCGCCGACGAAGACCTCAACGACTACGTGCCGGCTGTGGCCCGCACGGCGACCCCGGCGTAG
- a CDS encoding GntR family transcriptional regulator, whose translation MARDEPGAQGMNERPRLGQLDASHFKNLRDHVREVLRKAILSGQFEVGQRLNERALAEELGVSTTPLKEAIRSLETEGLLKAEARKGVYVSFGPNDAEEMSLARAAIESMIARQAAKHATDENIAELAIIIDGMRQATGTADTPALIELNTRFHDAIRSASRCNFLLRLQTQQLVFDDATRTRLLNQPDERHLALQEHSDIMNAIRDRDIERAELSMRNHIIRSGQTYSESLFGTTGEGKDTE comes from the coding sequence ATGGCCAGGGATGAACCGGGAGCGCAGGGCATGAATGAGAGACCACGACTGGGCCAGCTTGATGCGAGCCACTTCAAGAATCTGCGCGATCATGTTCGAGAGGTGTTGCGGAAGGCCATTTTGAGCGGCCAGTTTGAGGTTGGTCAAAGGCTCAACGAGCGCGCACTAGCTGAAGAACTCGGCGTAAGCACGACGCCTCTAAAAGAGGCAATCCGCAGTCTGGAAACGGAAGGTCTGCTCAAGGCAGAGGCGCGCAAAGGCGTCTATGTATCGTTCGGTCCGAATGACGCTGAAGAAATGTCGCTTGCGCGTGCTGCGATTGAAAGCATGATCGCAAGACAGGCTGCCAAGCATGCAACAGACGAAAACATCGCCGAGTTAGCCATCATCATCGATGGAATGAGGCAGGCGACGGGCACTGCCGACACGCCCGCCCTGATCGAACTTAATACACGATTCCATGACGCGATCCGCTCCGCATCGCGCTGCAACTTCCTGCTGCGACTTCAGACGCAGCAATTGGTGTTCGACGATGCAACTCGAACGCGTCTGCTGAACCAACCTGATGAGAGGCATCTCGCACTGCAGGAACACAGCGACATCATGAACGCAATTCGCGATCGCGACATTGAACGTGCGGAACTGTCCATGCGCAATCACATCATTAGGTCGGGTCAGACCTATTCAGAGAGCCTGTTTGGCACGACAGGAGAGGGAAAGGATACAGAATGA
- a CDS encoding RraA family protein yields the protein MLLHDLPNHPEISPEIWAGLSQLQPASLGHYLTSGIISNDLRPLVGGKRMVGRAVTVRQPFPDAIPVHVVFDYLRAGDILVIDRCGDNHIACLGEMTVRAGLAIGVAGFVVDGVVTDIDELREIGIPVFAKGLNVVTTRTLDIDGAELFGPVVIGGVTIKTGDIVMGDNNGLLALSPQHRGLDALVKQALSDEQREIEWRRRLANGEALSTLNGSRALFEKRITT from the coding sequence ATGCTTCTTCACGATCTTCCAAACCATCCAGAGATTTCGCCGGAAATTTGGGCCGGGCTGTCTCAATTGCAACCCGCCTCGCTCGGGCATTATCTGACCAGCGGCATTATCAGCAATGATCTGCGTCCACTGGTCGGCGGCAAACGCATGGTCGGCCGTGCCGTGACCGTGCGTCAGCCTTTTCCCGATGCCATACCGGTTCATGTTGTATTCGACTATCTTCGTGCCGGGGATATTCTCGTTATCGATCGCTGCGGTGACAACCATATTGCCTGTCTTGGCGAGATGACCGTTCGCGCAGGACTGGCCATCGGCGTCGCCGGCTTTGTGGTCGATGGCGTCGTCACAGACATCGATGAACTCCGAGAGATCGGTATCCCGGTCTTTGCAAAAGGCCTCAATGTCGTCACGACACGTACGTTGGATATAGACGGGGCAGAGCTGTTTGGCCCGGTCGTTATCGGCGGAGTCACCATCAAGACTGGCGACATTGTCATGGGCGACAACAATGGCCTGCTGGCCCTTTCCCCACAACATCGCGGCCTGGACGCCTTGGTGAAACAGGCACTAAGCGACGAGCAGCGCGAGATAGAGTGGCGCCGCCGCCTCGCAAATGGAGAAGCTTTGTCGACCCTAAACGGCTCCCGAGCGCTCTTCGAGAAGCGCATCACAACCTGA
- a CDS encoding tripartite tricarboxylate transporter TctB family protein, which yields MTNSEPIAGENSAGRSPRFNYVMAAVMALLSAVIAHGTFLSGRSQTGVSMPLVFPSALIGLLLVLAVLLVFQTRTGRIPRIEVEPIELRGHLKAALLLSIAIAYPLLMQVVGFPLSTTLALTAFSLALGERRYWLIGLYAIGFSAALYAIFMMALRVPLPLGFFG from the coding sequence GTGACAAATAGTGAACCCATTGCGGGCGAGAACAGCGCCGGGCGGTCGCCCCGCTTCAACTACGTGATGGCGGCGGTCATGGCGCTGTTGTCGGCAGTAATTGCGCACGGAACATTTTTGTCAGGCCGATCACAAACTGGCGTATCAATGCCGCTGGTCTTCCCAAGCGCGCTTATTGGACTGCTGCTTGTGCTGGCGGTATTGCTGGTCTTTCAGACGCGCACCGGACGCATTCCTCGCATCGAAGTAGAGCCAATTGAGCTGAGGGGGCACCTCAAAGCCGCTCTCCTCCTCTCCATCGCTATCGCCTATCCGCTGTTGATGCAGGTGGTCGGTTTTCCACTCTCAACGACTTTGGCTCTGACCGCGTTTTCACTCGCGCTAGGCGAGCGTCGATACTGGCTCATAGGCCTCTATGCGATCGGGTTTTCTGCTGCGCTTTACGCGATTTTCATGATGGCGCTGCGCGTGCCCCTCCCCCTCGGCTTTTTCGGATAG